The following are from one region of the Longimicrobium sp. genome:
- a CDS encoding MFS transporter, with translation MTRRPHLNFAQMFNMSFGFLGIQFGWGLQLANMSAIYERLGARPDEVPLLWLAAPVTGLLVQPIVGALSDRTWGRLGRRRPYFLTGAILASVALFFMPTSSALWMAASLLWILDASINISMEPFRAFVADKLDASQRTAGFVMQSFFIGVGASLANALPFLFRAMGVTGNTASGIPLTVKYSFQVGAAVFLLCVLWTVFTTTEFPPEDPAAFDRARRGRSGLGALFGEIGSAIRDMPRTMKQLAVVQFFTWLGLFCMWMFFVPTVARHVFGATDPDSELYARGIEWGGLTFAFYSITCFLVAFALPKLAAATSRKTTHAAALVCGALGLLSVYVIHDRWLLLATMVGVGIAWASILSMPYAILSTALPPERMGVYMGVFNFFIVIPEIVASLTFGRLIRLAFGEDNPDASLYMVLLGGVSLLVAAACVTMVRDVGERDVPEEVVIEADEHEPYSVQGSAQPVPSTGLVDEGPRDGRR, from the coding sequence GTGACCAGAAGACCGCACCTGAACTTCGCGCAGATGTTCAACATGAGCTTCGGCTTCCTCGGCATCCAGTTCGGCTGGGGGCTGCAGCTCGCCAACATGTCGGCCATCTACGAGCGGCTGGGCGCCAGGCCCGACGAGGTGCCGCTCCTCTGGCTGGCGGCGCCGGTGACGGGACTCCTGGTGCAGCCGATCGTGGGCGCGCTCTCCGACCGCACCTGGGGGCGGCTGGGGCGGCGCCGGCCGTACTTCCTCACCGGCGCCATCCTGGCCTCCGTGGCGCTCTTCTTCATGCCCACCTCCAGCGCGCTGTGGATGGCGGCCAGCCTGCTGTGGATCCTGGACGCCTCCATCAACATCTCCATGGAGCCGTTCCGCGCCTTCGTGGCCGACAAGCTGGACGCCAGCCAGCGCACCGCCGGGTTCGTGATGCAGTCGTTCTTCATCGGCGTGGGCGCCAGCCTGGCCAACGCGCTCCCCTTCCTGTTCCGCGCGATGGGGGTCACGGGGAACACGGCGAGCGGCATCCCGCTGACCGTGAAGTACTCGTTCCAGGTGGGCGCGGCGGTCTTCCTCCTCTGCGTGCTGTGGACGGTGTTCACCACCACCGAGTTCCCCCCCGAGGACCCGGCCGCCTTCGACCGGGCCCGGCGCGGGCGGAGCGGGCTCGGGGCCCTGTTCGGCGAGATCGGCTCGGCGATCCGCGACATGCCGCGGACGATGAAGCAGCTGGCGGTGGTGCAGTTCTTCACCTGGCTGGGCCTGTTCTGCATGTGGATGTTCTTCGTCCCCACGGTGGCGCGGCACGTGTTCGGCGCCACCGACCCGGACTCGGAGCTGTACGCCCGGGGGATCGAGTGGGGCGGGCTGACCTTCGCGTTCTACTCCATCACCTGCTTCCTGGTGGCCTTCGCGCTGCCGAAGCTGGCGGCCGCCACCTCTCGCAAGACCACGCACGCCGCCGCCCTGGTCTGCGGCGCGCTGGGGCTGCTGAGCGTGTACGTGATCCACGACCGCTGGCTCCTGCTGGCGACCATGGTGGGGGTCGGGATCGCGTGGGCGTCGATCCTGTCGATGCCGTACGCCATCCTCTCCACGGCGCTGCCGCCGGAGCGGATGGGCGTCTACATGGGCGTGTTCAACTTCTTCATCGTGATCCCCGAGATCGTCGCCTCGCTCACCTTCGGCCGGCTGATCCGCCTGGCGTTCGGCGAGGACAACCCCGACGCCTCGCTCTACATGGTGCTGCTGGGCGGCGTTTCGCTCCTGGTGGCCGCCGCCTGCGTGACGATGGTGCGGGACGTGGGGGAGAGGGACGTGCCGGAGGAGGTGGTGATCGAGGCCGACGAGCACGAGCCGTACTCGGTGCAGGGCTCCGCGCAGCCGGTCCCCAGCACCGGCCTGGTGGACGAGGGGCCGCGGGACGGCCGGCGGTGA
- a CDS encoding alpha-amylase family glycosyl hydrolase, protein MAAAPSTAAAGALPSADTSFYPAWSRSAAIYEVNVRQYTPEGTFAALERHLPRLDSLGVDILWLMPVQPIGVKNRKGSLGSYYSIRDYTAVNPEFGIEADFRRFVDAAHRQGMRVILDWVANHTAHDHPWIAEHADWHDRAPDGRVLNARDNEGRETDWTDVAELNYGSAGMRRAMIGEMRWWVDSMGIDGFRADVAGGVPMDFWMEAHRALTAVRPDLFLLAEAEDPRMHAAFHATYGWELHHLLNEIAQGKKATAELDRYFAEQDRRYGRGAYRMYFTSNHDENSWQGTEFERMGANHAAAFVLSATARSSFPLLYTGQEVSLSKRLRFFEKDTVDWSGPSLAGFYRAMFELKERSPALWNGPWGGEQTALRTDGGDRVYAFTRTKGANTVLVAVNFGDAPARVSYQGLGQPGTYTDWFAKRPAALAAAGRLEIPAHGWRVLVR, encoded by the coding sequence GTGGCGGCGGCCCCCTCGACGGCGGCCGCGGGTGCGCTGCCGAGCGCGGACACCTCGTTCTACCCGGCGTGGTCGCGCAGCGCGGCGATCTACGAGGTGAACGTGCGGCAGTACACGCCCGAGGGCACGTTCGCGGCGCTGGAGCGGCACCTGCCGCGGCTCGACAGCCTGGGCGTGGACATCCTCTGGCTGATGCCCGTGCAGCCGATCGGGGTGAAGAACCGCAAGGGGAGCCTGGGCAGCTACTACTCGATCCGCGACTACACGGCCGTCAACCCCGAATTCGGCATCGAGGCCGACTTCAGGCGCTTCGTCGACGCGGCGCACCGGCAGGGGATGCGGGTGATCCTGGACTGGGTGGCCAACCACACCGCGCACGACCACCCCTGGATCGCCGAGCACGCCGACTGGCACGACCGCGCCCCCGACGGCCGCGTGCTGAACGCGCGCGACAACGAGGGGCGCGAGACCGACTGGACCGACGTCGCCGAGCTCAACTACGGGAGCGCCGGCATGCGCCGGGCGATGATCGGCGAGATGCGCTGGTGGGTGGACTCGATGGGGATCGACGGCTTCCGCGCCGACGTGGCCGGCGGGGTGCCGATGGACTTCTGGATGGAGGCGCACCGCGCGCTCACCGCCGTCCGCCCCGACCTCTTCCTGCTGGCCGAGGCCGAGGACCCGCGCATGCACGCCGCCTTCCACGCCACTTACGGGTGGGAGCTGCACCACCTGCTGAACGAGATCGCGCAGGGGAAGAAGGCGACCGCCGAGCTGGACCGCTACTTCGCGGAGCAGGACCGCCGCTACGGCCGCGGCGCCTACCGCATGTACTTCACCAGCAACCACGACGAGAACAGCTGGCAGGGCACCGAGTTCGAGCGCATGGGCGCCAACCACGCCGCCGCGTTCGTGCTGAGCGCCACCGCCCGGAGCTCGTTCCCGCTCCTCTACACCGGCCAGGAAGTGAGCCTGAGCAAGCGGCTGCGCTTCTTCGAGAAGGACACGGTGGACTGGAGCGGCCCCTCGCTCGCCGGCTTCTACCGCGCCATGTTCGAGCTCAAGGAGCGCAGCCCGGCCCTGTGGAACGGCCCCTGGGGCGGTGAGCAGACGGCGCTGCGCACCGACGGCGGCGACCGCGTCTACGCCTTCACCCGCACGAAGGGGGCGAACACCGTGCTGGTGGCCGTCAACTTCGGCGACGCCCCGGCCCGCGTCTCGTACCAGGGGCTCGGGCAGCCGGGGACGTACACCGACTGGTTCGCGAAGAGGCCGGCGGCCCTCGCGGCGGCGGGGAGGCTGGAGATCCCCGCGCACGGCTGGCGCGTGCTGGTGCGGTGA
- a CDS encoding ABC transporter permease, with the protein METLLQDLRYAVRTLSRSRGFTAAAVVCLALGIGVNTAIFSVVNAILLRPLPFERPDEVVAIHAANPRQAIGESNVSMADLMDWKAHALSLADVAGGYERSLAIADEREAELVGGYAVTPNTFGLIGARPVLGRGFLPQDGRPDAERVIVLSHELWRRRYGGLRTVVGKKVLVDGEPRTVIGVMPPRFRFPERAMAWVPIRAGGDEARSERYVWALGRLRPGATAERAAAEVAAVSRRLAEEHPETNAGWTAVVLPYRSDVVDGTLRTMLTLMLGAVGFVLLIACANVANLLLARATVRRREIAVRAALGAGRGRLVRQLLTESVLVALLGGTLGVLVAVWWLDWVLSRIPEELPYWMRFGVDARVLAYTAALSVGTGIVFGVFPALRASRTDLQSTLKEGGRGLAGAGHARMRNALVAGEIALSLMLLVGAALMIRSFVAASKADLGFETERLLTVQAFLTGPRYQEPAARAAYFAQAVERAGRLPGVAAAAAPVALPSSDGLPGTSVVAEGQPVAPGEELVVGFGATTPGLFRALGRPLVAGRDFTAQEAMDTAATAAIVSREVAERLWPGQDPLGKRVRLGTFGGDAPWLTVVGVAPSILYDEVDNLGPQSRLQVHLPYARLPWQEMALLVRTHGDPAALAGPLRRAVRELDPTVPVYSLRTMDEVRRWSNWPSRLWGELFGTFGGVALLLAGVGVYGVMAYAVSQRVHEIGIRMALGARAADVVRMVMRQGAVVAAAGVGAGLLGALAIARLMSGVLFGVSATDLVTFVAMPLALAAVALFACWMPARRAARVDPMVALRSE; encoded by the coding sequence ATGGAGACCCTGCTCCAGGACCTGCGCTACGCCGTCCGCACGCTCTCCCGCAGCCGCGGCTTCACCGCCGCGGCCGTGGTGTGCCTGGCGCTGGGGATCGGCGTCAACACCGCCATCTTCAGCGTGGTGAACGCCATCCTCCTGCGTCCGCTCCCCTTCGAGAGGCCGGACGAGGTGGTGGCCATTCACGCCGCCAACCCCAGGCAGGCGATCGGCGAGTCCAACGTGTCGATGGCCGACCTGATGGACTGGAAGGCGCACGCGCTCTCGCTGGCCGACGTCGCGGGCGGGTACGAGCGCTCGCTGGCCATCGCCGACGAGCGCGAGGCGGAGCTCGTGGGGGGGTACGCCGTCACCCCCAACACCTTCGGGCTGATCGGCGCGCGGCCGGTGCTGGGGCGCGGCTTCCTCCCGCAGGACGGCCGGCCGGACGCCGAGCGGGTGATCGTCCTTTCGCACGAGCTCTGGCGGCGGCGCTACGGCGGGCTGCGCACGGTGGTGGGGAAGAAGGTGCTGGTCGACGGCGAGCCGCGCACCGTGATCGGCGTGATGCCGCCCCGCTTCCGCTTCCCCGAGCGGGCCATGGCCTGGGTGCCGATCCGCGCCGGGGGCGACGAGGCGCGCAGCGAGCGCTACGTGTGGGCGCTGGGGCGGCTCAGGCCCGGGGCCACGGCGGAGCGCGCCGCGGCCGAGGTGGCCGCCGTCTCCCGCCGGCTGGCCGAGGAGCACCCGGAGACGAACGCCGGGTGGACGGCCGTGGTGCTCCCCTACCGCAGCGACGTGGTGGACGGCACGCTGCGCACCATGCTGACGCTGATGCTGGGCGCGGTGGGCTTCGTGCTGCTGATCGCCTGCGCCAACGTGGCCAACCTGCTGCTGGCGCGCGCCACCGTGCGCCGCCGCGAGATCGCCGTGCGCGCGGCACTGGGGGCGGGGCGCGGCCGCCTGGTGCGCCAGCTCCTCACCGAGAGCGTGCTGGTGGCGCTCCTGGGCGGCACGCTCGGCGTCCTCGTCGCGGTGTGGTGGCTGGACTGGGTGCTGTCGCGCATCCCCGAGGAGCTGCCGTACTGGATGCGCTTCGGGGTGGACGCCCGGGTGCTGGCCTACACGGCGGCGCTCTCGGTGGGGACGGGGATCGTCTTCGGCGTCTTTCCGGCGCTCCGGGCGTCGCGCACCGACCTGCAGTCGACGCTCAAGGAGGGCGGGCGCGGCCTGGCCGGGGCGGGGCACGCGCGGATGCGCAACGCGCTGGTGGCGGGCGAGATCGCCCTCTCGCTGATGCTGCTGGTGGGGGCGGCGCTCATGATCCGCTCCTTCGTGGCCGCGAGCAAAGCCGACCTGGGCTTCGAGACGGAGCGGCTCCTCACCGTGCAGGCGTTCCTCACCGGGCCGCGCTACCAGGAGCCGGCGGCGCGCGCGGCGTACTTCGCCCAGGCCGTGGAGCGCGCCGGGCGGCTCCCCGGGGTGGCCGCGGCGGCGGCGCCGGTGGCGCTCCCCTCGTCCGACGGCCTGCCGGGGACCTCCGTGGTGGCCGAGGGGCAGCCGGTGGCGCCGGGCGAGGAGCTGGTGGTGGGGTTCGGGGCCACCACCCCCGGGCTCTTCCGCGCGCTCGGCCGGCCGCTGGTGGCGGGGCGGGACTTCACGGCGCAGGAGGCGATGGACACCGCGGCGACGGCGGCCATCGTGAGCCGCGAGGTGGCCGAGCGGCTCTGGCCGGGGCAGGACCCGCTGGGGAAGCGCGTCCGGCTGGGGACCTTCGGCGGCGACGCGCCCTGGCTCACCGTGGTGGGGGTGGCGCCGTCCATCCTCTACGACGAGGTCGACAACCTGGGTCCGCAGTCGCGCCTGCAGGTGCACCTGCCGTACGCGCGGCTGCCGTGGCAGGAGATGGCGCTGCTGGTGCGCACGCACGGCGACCCGGCGGCGCTGGCGGGGCCGCTCAGGCGCGCCGTGCGCGAGCTGGACCCCACGGTGCCCGTCTACAGCCTGCGGACGATGGACGAGGTGCGGCGCTGGTCCAACTGGCCGTCGCGGCTGTGGGGCGAGTTGTTCGGCACCTTCGGCGGGGTGGCGCTCCTGCTGGCGGGCGTGGGCGTGTACGGGGTGATGGCCTACGCCGTGTCGCAGCGGGTGCACGAGATCGGCATCCGCATGGCGCTGGGCGCGCGCGCGGCCGACGTGGTGCGCATGGTGATGCGCCAGGGCGCCGTGGTGGCCGCGGCCGGCGTGGGCGCGGGGCTCCTGGGCGCGCTGGCGATCGCGCGGCTGATGTCGGGCGTGCTCTTCGGCGTGAGCGCCACGGACCTGGTGACGTTCGTCGCCATGCCGCTGGCGCTGGCCGCGGTGGCGCTCTTCGCCTGCTGGATGCCGGCGCGGCGGGCGGCGCGGGTGGACCCGATGGTGGCGCTCCGCAGCGAGTGA
- a CDS encoding alpha-amylase family glycosyl hydrolase, with the protein MRRALLAGAGALSLAAGTSLDAGAQLTVRLSAPSTPAGATVYIAGTFNRWNPADAAYRLTRQGPGRYTIVLPGSVRGPVEFKFTLGSWDTVEVDSAGADVPNRGFTVPATGAATYTGTVARWRDGSPRPRPASTRGPGVSVLDTAFAMPQLGRTRRVWIYLPPDYAASDRTYPVLYMHDGQNVFDAATSFAGEWGVDETLDSLHALGDPGAIVVAVDNGEQRRLDEYSPWTNPRHGGGEGDEYVDFLAKTLKPYVDRRFRTRPDRLSTGVAGSSMGGLISLYAALKYPEVFGRAGVFSPALWFAADSVFAFARRARPRLPGQRFYFVTGAREGETPEVYVRDQRRMIETLVAAGFAAGAEVSSVVRADGTHSEWFWRREFPAAYQWLFAGTDSSERTSMRRTALATACTALAACATPAAAQPGAAAPPEWTRGATCYEIFVRSFYDSDGDGVGDLNGLIQKLDYINDGDPATQRDLGARCVWLMPVAASPSYHGYDVTNYYRVNPEYGSNDDFKRLVAEAHRRGIRVLVDMVLNHSSSEHPFFKHASMYPGSPYRDWYLWSPQHPGVRNPWGSDNWHKSPVRDEYYFGLFWSGMPDLNVENPAVVAEMKRVATFWLTEMGVDGFRLDAIKHLVEAGRGAQVEHQPGTHVFLRDYAAHVRGVKPDAYTVGEVWDSIGAILPYYPDQLTSHFMFELSDAIFTAVNNGSAARLLPGFLRLQDTLPAYRYSPFLRNHDQQRTMTGLGGDLGKARLAATLLLTLPGLPFLYYGEEIGMSGDKPDPRLRTPMHWSRGPAAGFTRGVPWEPLQPDSLTANVEAQEGDPGSLLNLHRRLVHLRASHPALATGRLVPLATGNDAVAAYLRRDGSRAVLVVANLGAAPATGVALSSSAGALPAGRRYTLADLLGGPAVTPLTVGADGRVQGYVPVPTLGPREVRVLDLAPAATR; encoded by the coding sequence ATGCGCCGCGCGCTGCTCGCCGGGGCGGGAGCGCTGTCGCTCGCCGCGGGCACATCGCTCGACGCGGGCGCGCAGCTCACCGTCCGCCTGAGCGCGCCGAGCACGCCGGCGGGTGCCACCGTCTACATCGCCGGCACGTTCAACCGCTGGAACCCGGCCGATGCCGCCTACCGCCTCACGCGGCAGGGGCCGGGGCGGTACACCATCGTCCTCCCCGGGTCGGTCCGCGGGCCGGTCGAGTTCAAGTTCACCCTGGGCTCGTGGGACACGGTCGAGGTGGACTCCGCCGGCGCCGACGTCCCCAACCGGGGCTTCACCGTCCCCGCGACGGGGGCCGCCACCTACACCGGCACCGTGGCGCGCTGGCGGGACGGGAGCCCGCGGCCGCGGCCGGCGTCGACCCGCGGGCCGGGCGTGTCGGTGCTGGACACGGCGTTCGCGATGCCGCAGCTGGGGCGCACGCGCCGGGTGTGGATCTACCTCCCGCCCGACTACGCCGCGTCGGACCGGACCTACCCCGTGCTCTACATGCACGACGGGCAGAACGTGTTCGACGCCGCCACCAGCTTCGCGGGCGAGTGGGGGGTGGACGAAACGCTCGACAGCCTGCACGCGCTGGGCGACCCGGGCGCCATCGTCGTCGCCGTCGACAACGGGGAGCAGCGCCGGCTGGACGAGTACTCGCCGTGGACCAACCCGCGCCACGGCGGCGGCGAGGGCGACGAGTACGTCGACTTCCTGGCGAAGACGCTCAAGCCGTACGTCGACCGGCGCTTCCGCACCCGCCCGGACCGGCTGAGCACGGGCGTCGCCGGCTCCAGCATGGGCGGGCTGATCTCGCTCTACGCCGCGCTCAAGTACCCGGAGGTGTTCGGCCGCGCGGGCGTCTTCTCCCCGGCGCTCTGGTTCGCGGCCGACTCCGTCTTCGCCTTCGCCCGCCGCGCCCGGCCGCGGCTGCCCGGCCAGCGCTTCTACTTCGTCACCGGCGCGCGCGAGGGGGAGACCCCGGAGGTGTACGTGCGCGACCAGCGCCGGATGATCGAGACCCTCGTGGCGGCGGGCTTCGCCGCCGGCGCCGAGGTCAGCTCCGTCGTCCGCGCCGACGGGACGCACTCCGAGTGGTTCTGGCGGCGGGAGTTCCCGGCCGCCTACCAGTGGCTGTTCGCCGGCACCGATTCCAGCGAAAGGACGTCCATGCGCCGCACCGCCCTCGCCACGGCCTGCACCGCGCTCGCCGCCTGCGCCACCCCCGCCGCCGCGCAGCCGGGCGCCGCCGCGCCTCCGGAGTGGACCCGCGGCGCCACCTGCTACGAGATCTTCGTCCGCTCGTTCTACGACAGCGACGGCGACGGCGTGGGCGACCTGAACGGGCTGATCCAGAAGCTCGACTACATCAACGACGGCGACCCGGCCACGCAGCGCGACCTGGGCGCCCGCTGCGTGTGGCTGATGCCGGTGGCCGCCTCGCCCAGCTACCACGGCTACGACGTCACCAACTACTACCGGGTGAACCCGGAGTACGGGAGCAACGACGACTTCAAGCGGCTGGTGGCCGAGGCGCACCGGCGCGGCATCCGCGTGCTGGTGGACATGGTGCTGAACCACTCCTCCAGCGAGCACCCCTTCTTCAAGCACGCGTCGATGTACCCGGGCTCGCCCTACCGCGACTGGTACCTGTGGTCGCCGCAGCACCCGGGGGTGCGGAACCCCTGGGGAAGCGACAACTGGCACAAGTCGCCGGTGCGCGACGAGTACTACTTCGGGCTGTTCTGGAGCGGGATGCCGGACCTGAACGTCGAGAACCCCGCCGTCGTGGCCGAGATGAAGCGGGTCGCCACCTTCTGGCTGACGGAGATGGGGGTCGACGGCTTCCGGCTGGACGCCATCAAGCACCTGGTGGAGGCGGGGAGGGGCGCCCAGGTGGAGCACCAGCCCGGCACGCACGTCTTCCTGCGCGACTACGCCGCCCACGTGCGCGGCGTGAAGCCCGACGCCTACACCGTGGGCGAGGTGTGGGACAGCATCGGCGCCATCCTCCCGTACTACCCCGACCAGCTCACCTCGCACTTCATGTTCGAGCTGTCGGACGCCATCTTCACCGCCGTCAACAACGGCTCGGCGGCCAGGCTCCTCCCCGGGTTCCTGCGGCTGCAGGACACGCTCCCCGCGTACCGCTACTCACCGTTCCTGCGCAACCACGACCAGCAGCGGACGATGACGGGGCTCGGCGGCGATCTGGGGAAGGCGAGGCTCGCGGCGACGCTCCTGCTCACCCTTCCCGGCCTGCCGTTCCTCTACTACGGCGAGGAGATCGGGATGAGCGGCGACAAGCCCGACCCGCGGCTGCGCACCCCGATGCACTGGAGCCGCGGCCCGGCGGCGGGCTTCACCCGCGGCGTGCCGTGGGAGCCGCTGCAGCCGGACTCGCTGACCGCCAACGTGGAGGCCCAGGAGGGCGACCCGGGCTCGCTGCTCAACCTGCACCGCCGCCTGGTGCACCTGCGCGCCTCCCACCCCGCGCTGGCGACCGGCCGCCTGGTGCCGCTCGCCACGGGGAACGACGCGGTGGCGGCGTACCTGCGGCGCGACGGCAGCCGCGCGGTGCTGGTGGTGGCCAACCTGGGCGCGGCGCCGGCCACGGGCGTGGCCCTTTCCTCGTCCGCCGGCGCGCTCCCCGCGGGGCGGCGCTACACGCTCGCCGACCTGCTGGGCGGCCCGGCCGTCACGCCGCTCACGGTGGGCGCCGACGGGCGGGTGCAGGGCTACGTCCCCGTGCCGACGCTCGGGCCCCGGGAGGTCCGCGTCCTGGACCTCGCCCCCGCCGCCACGCGCTGA